A genomic region of Cannabis sativa cultivar Pink pepper isolate KNU-18-1 chromosome 1, ASM2916894v1, whole genome shotgun sequence contains the following coding sequences:
- the LOC115702183 gene encoding uncharacterized protein LOC115702183 encodes MRKLCPNFDREDGLDTVLEVPIPEEMFASKTSNMISWQNMKAWMTSSHPSNMTALFGGRNAEIQLLLGVVGAPLIPIAISYDHELISRNIKDHPIEASMAKYIVKQYTAAVGGEKALNSIESMYAMGKVRMGASEFCSGEKNVKAMKVKNLRSSLQGGEMGGFVLWQKGPELWCLELVVSGCKISAGSDGKVAWRQTPWHHSHASRGPPRPLRRFLQGLDPRSTANLFSNSVCVGEKAINDEDCFILKLEADSSTLKARSSNNVEIIRHTIWGYFSQRTGLLAQLEDSHLLRIKATGNNDNIFWETTMVSLIHDYRTIDGVNIAHSGKTTVSLFRFGENSTGHSRTRMEEVWEIEEVDFNIKGLSMECFLPPGDLKKEEEGCGLVTSSTNPKLPFKIRSASSRISASKVAAIDLDEEDDDHHDDQENFVSTSDEDESV; translated from the exons ATGAGGAAACTCTGTCCCAATTTCGACCGCGAAGATGGTCTCGATACTGTCCTCGAGGTTCCAATCCCCGAAGAAATGTTTGCTTCGAAGACTAGTAATATGATATCATGGCAGAACATGAAGGCTTGGATGACATCATCTCATCCTTCCAATATGACCGCACTTTTCGGTGGCCGAAACGCCGAGATCCAGCTCTTGTTAGGAGTTGTGGGAGCTCCGCTCATTCCTATAGCAATCTCTTATGATCACGAACTCATAAGCCGTAACATCAAAGACCATCCTATC gaGGCTTCGATGGCGAAGTACATAGTGAAGCAATACACGGCGGCGGTTGGAGGAGAGAAGGCTTTGAATTCGATAGAGAGTATGTATGCAATGGGGAAAGTGAGAATGGGGGCTTCGGAGTTTTGCTCAGGAGAGAAGAATGTAAAGGCCATGAAAGTGAAGAACTTGAGATCTTCTTTACAAGGAGGAGAGATGGGAGGGTTTGTGCTGTGGCAGAAAGGACCGGAGCTCTGGTGTTTGGAGTTGGTGGTTTCTGGCTGCAAGATCAGCGCCGGGAGTGATGGTAAAGTCGCTTGGAGGCAGACCCCTTGGCACCACTCTCACGCTTCTCGTGGCCCACCTCGGCCCCTTCGACGTTTTCTTCAG GGTCTTGATCCAAGGTCTACAGCAAATTTGTTCTCCAACTCAGTTTGTGTTGGTGAAAAAGCAATAAACGACGAAGATTGTTTCATCCTAAAACTGGAAGCCGATTCATCAACTCTAAAAGCAAGAAGCAGCAACAATGTCGAGATAATACGACACACTATATGGGGCTACTTCAGCCAGAGAACAGGTCTCTTGGCACAACTCGAAGACTCTCATCTCCTCAGAATCAAAGCCACCGGAAACAACGACAACATATTCTGGGAAACGACAATGGTGTCTTTGATACATGATTACCGAACCATCGACGGTGTGAACATCGCTCACTCTGGCAAAACCACTGTCTCCCTATTTAGATTCGGCGAAAACTCGACGGGCCATTCCAGGACGAGAATGGAGGAGGTTTGGGAGATTGAAGAAGTTGATTTTAACATAAAGGGACTTTCAATGGAGTGTTTCTTGCCTCCTGGTGATCTTAAGAAAGAGGAAGAAGGTTGTGGTTTAGTGACTAGTAGTACTAATCCAAAGTTACCCTTCAAAATTCGATCAGCTTCTTCTAGGATTAGTGCATCTAAAGTGGCCGCCATTGATTTGGATGAGGAAGATGATGATCATCATGATGATCAAGAGAACTTTGTTAGTACTAGTGATGAAGATGAATCAGTGTAA
- the LOC115702178 gene encoding 18.1 kDa class I heat shock protein-like, with protein MALSLFGGRRSNVYDPFSLDIWDPLEGFPFNTSVAGIPSSARETVAIANTRIDWRETPEAHVFKADLPGIKKEEVKVEVEDGRVLHISGERNLEKEEKNDTWHRVERSSGKFLRRFRLPENAKVDQVKASMENGVLTVIVPKEEEKKKTEAKTIEISG; from the coding sequence ATGGCTCTCAGTCTCTTCGGTGGCCGAAGAAGCAACGTTTACGATCCCTTCTCGCTCGACATTTGGGACCCTTTGGAGGGCTTCCCTTTTAATACCTCTGTTGCCGGTATTCCTTCCTCTGCCCGGGAAACTGTCGCCATTGCCAACACCCGAATTGACTGGCGGGAGACCCCTGAAGCTCATGTGTTTAAGGCTGACCTTCCTGGGATAAAGAAGGAAGAGGTGAAGGTTGAGGTGGAGGATGGAAGAGTGCTCCATATAAGTGGCGAAAGGAATCTAGAGAAAGAGGAGAAAAATGACACGTGGCACCGGGTCGAGAGGAGCAGTGGCAAGTTCTTGAGGAGGTTCAGGTTGCCTGAGAATGCCAAGGTGGACCAGGTCAAAGCTAGCATGGAGAATGGGGTTCTGACTGTGATTGTGCCCAAagaagaggagaagaagaagacagAGGCCAAGACCATTGAGATTTCTGGCTAG